In the genome of Drosophila pseudoobscura strain MV-25-SWS-2005 chromosome 3, UCI_Dpse_MV25, whole genome shotgun sequence, one region contains:
- the tum gene encoding rac GTPase-activating protein 1: protein MTLSTLASFDDLQHCMEVLTDGTAEEEFLRFLRMFDQYHEKCAGYAAETARIQNELDKSLTKMGDLEGKLFHARRIIDMEIKARRQAEHERDSMESKIMAAADLLRHERNLNNETRNKLAFLHTLPSSRKRKSLNADREDKSYGDINSTGSMLSDMSITHSEDDFLDVRRSKSWREHRPSLPKNPIPSVGNKRSRISTGLNGSMSTHTPTTSKMRRSGAGIGVEQHTVNVGQGAERFCATTKVTIPQDGQGVIRAESTIESLPVNEAPERIADGLVSTPRRSAFKEATAPPLTPLNVMAPHVLAESGTPGQHRPLMRNHTFSQKTFLRGDNCVQCQKRIRFGAVGLRCRDCPVRCHIDCRYLLTVSCVPQSGTPTTKTMTGYLSDFAPSIAPMIPALIVHCVNEIEARGLTEVGLYRLSSSEREYKALKEQFLRGKSTPHLGNTDIYVLCCCVKDFLRSLVEPLIPTGQWNDFANAVQNPDTSMSQEMLYKSVKQMPQANRDTLAFLILHFQRIAQCPVVQMPIDNISLIFGPTIVGYSSPDPDQHAIYTEVFTQKLVMKALLELPVAFWEQYVAIDSPRAPATVVKRVPSSNKDLLSIYATPFKGTIKKRKFYGTPPVSAHKK from the exons ATGACGCTTTCGACCTTGGCGTCGTTTGATGATCTGCAGCATTGCATGGAAGTGCTGACCGACGGGACCGCTGAAGAGG AGTTTCTACGGTTCCTGCGGATGTTTGATCAGTACCATGAAAAGTGCGCGGGGTATGCGGCGGAAACCGCGAGGATACAAAATGAGCTGGATAAGTCGCTTACCAAGATGGGTGATCTGGAAGGCAAGCTGTTTCACGCCCGACGCATCATCGATATGGAGATCAAGGCTCGCCGCCAGGCCGAGCATGAAAGAGACTCCATGGAAAGCAAGATAATGGCTGCGGCAGATCTGTTGCGGCACGAGCGCAATCTAAACAATGAGACGCGTAATAAGCTGGCTTTTCTTCACACATTGCCGTCATCCCGGAAGCGCAAATCCCTAAACGCTGACAGGGAGGACAAATCCTATGGAGATATCAACTCCACAGGCTCGATGCTGTCGGACATGTCCATCACACATTCGGAGGACGACTTCCTAGACGTGCGCAGGTCCAAGTCCTGGCGCGAGCATCGACCCTCGTTACCGAAGAACCCGATCCCCAGTGTGGGCAACAAGAGATCGCGGATAAGTACCGGATTGAATGGCAGCATGTCGACGCACACGCCAACCACGAGTAAGATGCGGCGGTCGGGTGCTGGCATTGGCGTGGAACAGCATACAGTGAATGTGGGTCAGGGCGCTGAGCGCTTTTGTGCTACCACCAAGGTCACCATACCCCAGGATGGGCAGGGAGTGATCCGTGCAGAGTCAACCATTGAGTCGTTGCCAGTGAATGAGGCCCCTGAGAGGATTGCCGATGGCTTGGTATCGACGCCTCGACGCTCCGCCTTTAAAGAGGCCACAGCTCCACCACTAACTCCGCTGAATGTCATGGCTCCGCATGTGCTAGCCGAATCGGGGACACCCGGTCAGCACCGTCCATTGATGAGGAATCACACCTTCAGCCAGAAGACGTTCTTGCGCGGTGACAATTGTGTGCAGTGCCAGAAGCG CATTCGGTTCGGCGCTGTTGGCTTGCGTTGTCGGGACTGCCCAGTGCGCTGTCATATTGACTGCCGGTATCTGCTCACAGTCAGCTGTGTGCCCCAATCGGGAACACCAACGACAAAGACAATGACGGGCTACCTCAGTGATTTTGCCCCGTCAATTGCGCCCATGATTCCAGCACTGATTGTGCACTGTGTGAATGAGATTGAGGCGCGCGGCCTCACCGAAGTGGGCCTTTATCGTTTGTCCTCTTCGGAGCGGGAGTACAAAGCCCTCAAAGAGCAGTTCTTGCGAGGCAAATCCACCCCACATTTGGGCAACACGGATATCTATGTGCTTTGCTGTTGTGTGAAGGATTTCCTGAGGTCTCTCGTCGAGCCTCTCATCCCCACCGGCCAGTGGAATGATTTTGCCAACGCTGTTCAAAATCCAGACACTTCAATGTCCCAAGAGATGCTGTACAAGTCTGTAAAGCAGATGCCGCAAGCCAATCGGGATACGCTAGCCTTCCTCATTCTGCATTTCCAGCGCATTGCTCAATGCCCTGTGGTACAGATGCCGATCGACAACATCTCTCTTATCTTTGGACCCACCATTGTAGGGTATTCATCGCCGGATCCCGATCAACATGCCATCTACACAGAGGTCTTTACGCAAAAGCTGGTGATGAAAGCATTGCTCGAGCTACCAGTGGCATTTTGGGAGCAGTATGTTGCCATAGACTCACCCCGTGCGCCAGCAACTGTTGTCAAGCGTGtgcccagcagcaacaaggacTTGTTATCAATATATG CAACTCCCTTCAAGGGGACCATAAAGAAGCGCAAGTTCTACGGGACGCCGCCCGTGTCTGCCCACAAGAAATGA
- the OSCP1 gene encoding protein OSCP1 isoform X2: MLYVIDQRLKAQQIAKDKSVQVIHDVTSVLLDPKFIDSLLNGSKHNNAQLLTVEHCKFMLNDIATCSVMRIDEQSMGKLWNLMTMLYKWQLFVSKHQHHLLEITFRHLEAINKMYPDSKRHMLIDFTKNTLLDFWNASGEEAQLSIYNTNKAWLECFNTKISLLIRLGFQAMDGSFFKEVDQEYFGDYVQTIGDNMYVKSEEAHQQSAREPNSMDKLAAQLNISPLPAGEDLQPINARQFQEQFEQAFGNVLFDEGHSSTSTGCEFVQLQTAARTNTEAPHSRRDSILNQNLIDLYSKMA, from the exons ATGCTCTATGTGATTGATCAGCGGCTGAAGGCGCAACAAATCGCCAAGGACAAGTCGGTACAAG TTATCCACGATGTGACTTCAGTACTGCTGGATCCCAAGTTCATCGACTCCCTGCTGAACGGCTCCAAGCACAACAATGCCCAGCTCCTGACAGTCGAGCACTGCAAATTCATGCTGAACGATATAGCCACCTGCTCCGTGATGCGCATCGATGAACAGTCCATGGGCAAACTCTGGAACCTGATGACCATGCTATACAAATGGCAGCTGTTCGTTTCCAAGCACCAGCACCATTTGCTCGAGATAACCTTCCGACACCTGGAGGCCATCAACAAGATGTATCCGGACTCCAAGCGCCACATGCTGATTGACTTTACCAAGAACACTCTGCTGGACTTTTGGAACGCCAGTGGGGAGGAGGCGCAGCTGTCCATTTACAATACCAACAAGGCCTGGTTGGAATGCTTCAATACGAAAATATCGCTGCTGATTCGGCTAGGTTTCCAGGCCATGGACGGCAGCTTTTTCAAGGAGGTGGATCAGGAGTACTTCGGCGACTATGTCCAGACCATTGGTGACAACATGTACGTGAAGAGTGAGGAGGCGCATCAGCAGAGCGCGCGAGAGCCCAACAGCATGGACAAACTGGCTGCccagctgaacatcagtccaCTGCCTGCAGGCGAGGACCTGCAGCCCATAAATGCCCGCCAGTTCCAGGAGCAGTTTGAGCAGGCGTTTGGCAATGTTCTGTTCGATGAGGGCCATTCCTCCACCTCAACAGGTTGCGAGTTTGTGCAGCTCCAGACAGCTGCTCGGACAAACACGGAAGCCCCCCACAGCAGGAGGGACTCCATACTCAATCAAAATCTCATCGACTTGTACAGCAAGATGGCTTAG
- the OSCP1 gene encoding protein OSCP1 isoform X1, with amino-acid sequence MSNFSTKQHQQLSPRANVFILVNLGCEMLYVIDQRLKAQQIAKDKSVQVIHDVTSVLLDPKFIDSLLNGSKHNNAQLLTVEHCKFMLNDIATCSVMRIDEQSMGKLWNLMTMLYKWQLFVSKHQHHLLEITFRHLEAINKMYPDSKRHMLIDFTKNTLLDFWNASGEEAQLSIYNTNKAWLECFNTKISLLIRLGFQAMDGSFFKEVDQEYFGDYVQTIGDNMYVKSEEAHQQSAREPNSMDKLAAQLNISPLPAGEDLQPINARQFQEQFEQAFGNVLFDEGHSSTSTGCEFVQLQTAARTNTEAPHSRRDSILNQNLIDLYSKMA; translated from the exons ATGTCCAATTTCAGTAcgaagcagcaccagcagctgaGTCCCCGTGCCAATGTCTTTATTTTGGTCAACCTTGGCTGCGAGATGCTCTATGTGATTGATCAGCGGCTGAAGGCGCAACAAATCGCCAAGGACAAGTCGGTACAAG TTATCCACGATGTGACTTCAGTACTGCTGGATCCCAAGTTCATCGACTCCCTGCTGAACGGCTCCAAGCACAACAATGCCCAGCTCCTGACAGTCGAGCACTGCAAATTCATGCTGAACGATATAGCCACCTGCTCCGTGATGCGCATCGATGAACAGTCCATGGGCAAACTCTGGAACCTGATGACCATGCTATACAAATGGCAGCTGTTCGTTTCCAAGCACCAGCACCATTTGCTCGAGATAACCTTCCGACACCTGGAGGCCATCAACAAGATGTATCCGGACTCCAAGCGCCACATGCTGATTGACTTTACCAAGAACACTCTGCTGGACTTTTGGAACGCCAGTGGGGAGGAGGCGCAGCTGTCCATTTACAATACCAACAAGGCCTGGTTGGAATGCTTCAATACGAAAATATCGCTGCTGATTCGGCTAGGTTTCCAGGCCATGGACGGCAGCTTTTTCAAGGAGGTGGATCAGGAGTACTTCGGCGACTATGTCCAGACCATTGGTGACAACATGTACGTGAAGAGTGAGGAGGCGCATCAGCAGAGCGCGCGAGAGCCCAACAGCATGGACAAACTGGCTGCccagctgaacatcagtccaCTGCCTGCAGGCGAGGACCTGCAGCCCATAAATGCCCGCCAGTTCCAGGAGCAGTTTGAGCAGGCGTTTGGCAATGTTCTGTTCGATGAGGGCCATTCCTCCACCTCAACAGGTTGCGAGTTTGTGCAGCTCCAGACAGCTGCTCGGACAAACACGGAAGCCCCCCACAGCAGGAGGGACTCCATACTCAATCAAAATCTCATCGACTTGTACAGCAAGATGGCTTAG
- the Sans gene encoding Usher syndrome type-1G protein homolog produces MSSDRFHKAAKDGLLDVLSVATRKDTNAKDSDSMTPVMWAAFEGRLDALRLLCGRGGDPDKCDQFGNTALHLSSAKGHLHCVDFLVKFGVNIYALDIDKHSAKDLAAINGRDEILRYLDAATAQFEANEKKKSRALRELAEKNCEKRVREYMKRQQQRQDTDYCDASPPNATSYGTSKPSNMLSTLKQKIWSSQGNLNKTPREPAPATAPTKFSDLVGSGSSSSGGSTIASRVGTVQKRPSHLQRQHTSACPHSKVVGDGDGGFKVRELEPDGKRTITSLTGLQRDSEVLYVGTFSSTEESVGKRGKITDVFEVESSIDEPDHNENRIGYSSALSRSFSQPDILGDNPLTQELSEDLGRQRPVGLFDRPTMLGSIAFRRSVTAALSQLQLHTDTSSTSTMRNAGGSNGNGNHVKERSGGNKGRMYLNLSDDTDSEGGGNDIYSEDEDDDQEAMCSALQRFLAVWALEEYLPVFQKQEIDLETLMLLTEGDIKSLGLPLGPFRKLSFAIQERRNALANPGPMLDSRL; encoded by the exons ATGTCTTCAGACCGGTTTCACAA AGCCGCCAAAGATGGGCTGCTGGACGTGCTGTCGGTGGCCACTCGCAAGGACACGAATGCCAAGGACAGTGACTCCATGACGCCGGTAATGTGGGCGGCCTTCGAGGGACGTCTGGATGCACTTCGCCTGCTGTGTGGGAGAGG CGGTGACCCCGATAAATGTGACCAATTTGGCAACACAGCCCTTCACTTGTCCTCGGCCAAGGGGCATCTGCATTGCGTCGACTTTTTGGTCAAATTTGGGGTAAACATTTACGCCTTGGACATCGATAAGCACAGTGCGAAGGACCTGGCGGCTATTAACGGACGGGACGAGATCCTGCGATACCTGGACGCGGCCACAGCCCAATTCGAGGCCAATGAAAA AAAGAAGTCCCGGGCTTTGAGGGAGCTGGCCGAGAAGAACTGCGAGAAACGTGTCCGTGAGTACATGAagcgtcagcagcagcggcaggacaCTGACTACTGTGATGCCAGTCCTCCAAACGCAACGAGCTACGGCACCAGCAAGCCCAGTAACATGCTGTCCACGCTCAAGCAAAAGATCTGGTCCAGCCAGGGCAACCTGAATAAGACACCACGCGAACCAGCCCCAGCTACAGCGCCGACAAAGTTCAGTGATCTGGTGggcagcgggagcagcagcagtggtgGGTCCACCATAGCCAGTCGAGTGGGAACAGTACAAAAGAGGCCCTCGCACTTGCAGAGGCAACACACCAGCGCCTGTCCCCACTCAAAGGTGGTTGGCGACGGAGACGGCGGCTTTAAAGTGCGTGAGTTGGAGCCGGATGGTAAGCGGACCATAACTTCGCTGACGGGCCTGCAGCGCGACTCCGAGGTGCTGTACGTGGGAACCTTCAGCTCCACCGAGGAGAGCGTTGGCAAGCGCGGCAAAATCACGGACGTGTTTGAGGTGGAGTCAAGCATCGACGAGCCAGACCACAACGAGAACCGAATAGGCTACAGTTCGGCGCTATCGCGCTCCTTTTCCCAGCCCGACATTCTTGGCGATAACCCCTTGACGCAGGAGCTGAGCGAGGATTTGGGTCGCCAGAGACCCGTCGGCCTCTTCGACAGACCCACAATGCTGGGCAGCATTGCATTCAGGCGCTCGGTGACGGCGGCTCTCAGCCAACTGCAgctgcacacagacacaagctCAACCTCGACAATGCGCAACGCTGGCGgaagcaacggcaacggcaatcACGTCAAGGAACGCTCTGGCGGCAACAAGGGGCGCATGTACCTGAATCTATCCGACGACACGGACTCCGAGGGCGGTGGCAACGACATATACAGCGAAGATGAGGACGACGATCAGGAGGCCATGTGCAGTGCCCTGCAGCGGTTCCTGGCTGTCTGGGCCTTGGAGGAGTACCTCCCAGT ATTTCAAAAGCAAGAGATTGACCTGGAAACACTAATGCTGCTCACAGAAGGGGACATCAAGTCACTCGGCCTGCCGCTGGGACCGTTCAGGAAGCTCTCCTTTGCCATCCAGGAGCGACGCAACGCCTTGGCAAATCCTGGCCCCATGCTAGACAGTCGCCTCTAG
- the Uba3 gene encoding nedd8-activating enzyme E1 catalytic subunit, with protein MSVPSPNPGLSLHSKRWNGLRHILEREGPFCKDDFTASPDNLDFLQTKSEVLIIGAGGLGCELLKDLALMGFGNLHVIDMDTIELSNLNRQFLFRRTDIGSSKAECAARFINGRVPTCRVTPHFKKIQDFDDSFYQQFHLIVCGLDSIVARRWINGMLLSMLRYEDDGTIDVSSIVPMIDGGTEGFKGNARVILPGFTACIECTLDLFPPQVNYPLCTIANTPRLPEHCVEYVKLIQWDKENPFNVPLDGDDPQHIGWIYERAVERANEFNIAGITYRLVQGVIKHIIPAVASTNAVIAAACAMEVFKLATSCYDSMSNYLNFNDLDGIYTYTYEPEKSENCLACSNKPQLLPIEDPNTTTLDDVIKSLCDSPRFQLKSPALTTVMKDGKQRTLYMSTVKSIEEATRKNLTQSLGELGLQDGQQLTVTDPTSPSAMTLQLKYQANEVEMN; from the coding sequence ATGTCTGTTCCTTCTCCCAATCCCGGCCTCAGTTTGCACAGCAAGCGCTGGAATGGTCTGCGGCACATATTGGAGCGCGAGGGACCATTCTGCAAGGATGACTTCACAGCCTCTCCTGACAACTTGGATTTCTTGCAAACGAAATCAGAAGTCCTAATCATCGGTGCCGGCGGTCTGGGCTGTGAGCTGTTGAAGGACTTGGCTCTGATGGGCTTCGGTAATTTGCATGTGATTGACATGGACACCATTGAACTGTCTAATCTGAACAGACAGTTTCTGTTCCGACGAACGGACATTGGATCCTCGAAGGCGGAATGCGCTGCGCGTTTCATCAACGGAAGAGTTCCCACCTGCCGGGTCACGCCGCATTTCAAGAAAATCCAGGACTTTGACGATTCCTTCTATCAGCAGTTTCACCTGATTGTGTGTGGACTAGACTCAATTGTGGCCAGGAGATGGATCAATGGCATGCTGCTATCGATGCTGCGCTACGAGGATGACGGCACCATAGATGTCAGCTCAATTGTGCCCATGATTGATGGTGGTACCGAGGGCTTCAAGGGAAATGCTCGTGTTATATTGCCAGGCTTCACAGCCTGCATCGAGTGCACTCTTGACTTGTTTCCACCACAAGTGAATTATCCACTGTGTACCATAGCAAATACTCCCCGACTGCCGGAGCATTGCGTTGAGTACGTAAAGCTGATACAGTGGGATAAGGAGAATCCCTTCAATGTCCCCCTGGACGGAGACGATCCCCAGCACATTGGCTGGATTTACGAAAGAGCGGTGGAGAGGGCCAACGAATTTAACATAGCTGGAATCACTTATCGCCTCGTCCAAGGCGTCATTAAGCACATAATTCCTGCAGTAGCCAGCACCAATGCTGTCATTGCTGCTGCCTGTGCTATGGAGGTTTTCAAATTGGCCACCAGTTGCTACGACAGCATGTCGAACTACCTGAATTTCAACGATCTGGATGGTATTTACACGTATACCTATGAGCCAGAAAAGTCTGAGAACTGTCTGGCTTGTAGTAACAAGCCACAACTGCTGCCCATCGAGGATCCCAATACCACCACCCTGGATGACGTGATCAAGTCACTCTGCGACTCGCCTCGTTTCCAGCTCAAGAGCCCCGCTCTGACCACTGTGATGAAGGATGGCAAGCAGCGGACCCTCTACATGTCCACAGTAAAGAGTATTGAGGAGGCCACCAGGAAAAACCTTACACAATCCCTGGGCGAATTGGGACTGCAGGATGGACAGCAGCTGACGGTCACCGATCCCACATCCCCTTCGGCCATGACCCTACAGCTCAAATATCAAGCAAACGAGGTGGAAATGAACTGA
- the LOC6898804 gene encoding enoyl-[acyl-carrier-protein] reductase, mitochondrial codes for MLRQTLRPCHAAHWCRQMSVVAKSLKYTQHGEPQDVLKLVEDQLADPKDKQVLVRILAAPINPADINTIQGKYPVKPKFPAVAGNEFVGEVICVGENVKGLQAGEHVIPLATGLGTWTTYGLYNQNQLMTVPKKVGLAEAATVTVNPCTAYRMLKDFVKLSPGDTVIQNGANSAVGQAVHQLCRAWGINSIGIVRDRPEICELKQLLECLGATAVLTEAEIRTSDIFKTGKVKRPKLAFNCVGGKSATEVSRHLDDRGVMVTYGGMSREPVTVATGPLIFKDIAFRGFWMTRWSKENYDAPERKQMFKELFELMEQGKFVAPTHEMVPLEKFKDAAAAALSFKGFTGKKFILNMRE; via the exons ATGTTGCGTCAAACGCTTCGTCCTTGTCACGCCGCCCATTGGTGCCGGCAAATGTCCGTGGTGGCCAAGTCCTTGAAGTACACCCAACACGGAGAGCCACAAGATGTCTTGAAGCTGGTCGAGGACCAGCTGGCCGATCCCAAGGATAAGCAAGTGCTGGTGAGGATTTTGGCGGCTCCCATCAACCCAGCGGACATTAATACCATTCAGG GCAAATATCCCGTCAAACCAAAATTTCCAGCCGTGGCCGGCAATGAATTCGTAGGCGAGGTTATCTGTGTCGGGGAGAATGTCAAGGGCCTGCAAGCGGGGGAACACGTTATACCTCTGGCTACAGGTCTGGGGACATGGACCACGTATGGCCTCTACAATCAGAATCAGCTTATGACCGTGCCCAAAAAAGTTGGATTGGCAGAGGCGGCCACTGTCACTGTCAATCCGTGCACTGCGTATCGGATGCTAAAGGACTTTGTAAAGCTGTCGCCGGGGGACACAGTCATACAGAATGGAGCCAACAGCGCTGTTGGACAGGCTGTCCACCAACTGTGCCGCGCCTGGGGCATCAATAGCATTGGCATTGTCCGCGACCGCCCGGAGATTTGTGAGCTGAAGCAACTGCTGGAGTGCCTGGGTGCCACGGCGGTGCTAACAGAGGCGGAAATTCGCACCAGTGACATCTTTAAAACCGGGAAGGTCAAGCGCCCAAAGCTGGCGTTCAACTGTGTGGGCGGCAAAAGCGCAACGGAAGTGTCGCGTCATCTGGATGACCGCGGTGTTATGGTTACCTACGGGGGCATGTCCCGGGAGCCAGTTACGGTGGCTACTGGACCACTCATTTTCAAAGACATTGCATTTAGAGGCTTCTGGATGACTCGCTGGTCCAAGGAGAACTACGATGCACCCGAACGCAAGCAAATGTTCAAGGAACTATTCGAGCTTATGGAACAGGGAAAATTCGTGGCTCCCACCCATGAGATGGTGCCCCTAGAGAAGTTCAAGgacgccgcagcagcagctctcaGTTTCAAGGGATTCACAGGCAAGAAATTCATCCTAAACATGAGAGAATAA
- the Smyd4-4 gene encoding SET and MYND domain-containing protein 4, translating into MDVYDVSDDLVKKLNDWKLIGIISGKFNELKENYSKVNFVEHALIDFKYMEKIFLNVTLREDKCNKRSVEFRMLGNEQFSLKNRKYFQALELYNKSICFAEPNSEHLSIGYANRSAVLFEWKRYRDCLANIELARKANYPARLSHKLDKRERDCQQLLEQQPPDVVPHEFKLSFDSHAQVPYIADCLELRESPDEGRFVVTNRDLVVGDLVAVEQPFCSTLLPPMRYIRCATCKRENYLTLIPCDSCCSVMFCSEECKLRATSSFHRFECPIIDFLHRMFNKIHGIALRTTMAALDLYPSIEELMAFCEQPQNQHKCAFDLDYSQLSAQEHYRAIHGLVTNQHLRSVSDLFQRSVVCAVLKHFIIEYTPLKDFLGGEDGRNFFTDLLFRHLQTSPSNMHGIDLVEQVNETKDDQTHSSGAYAFLSLLNHSCAPNTLRIYEGTKAYLFVLRPIKAGNVLYDNYGAHFAVFSKQQRLDTLSMQYRFDCKCEGCELDYPTFGRMPHKATVPSVTDDTDMKSLGAYNYDFATSNYTKYCEFLTQYGAAYPCEQISSAEECLKMALHIMVDAVPLKAKM; encoded by the exons ATGGACGTGTACGACGTGAGCGACGACCTGGTCAAGAAGCTCAACGACTGGAAGCTGATTGGCATAATTTCGGGAAAGTTTAACGAGTTGAAGGAGAACTACTCAAAAGTGAACTTTGTCGAGCACGCTCTGATCGACTTCAAGTACATGGAGAAGATCTTCCTGAACGTGACCCTGCGAGAGGACAAGTGCAACAAGAGGAGTGTCGAATTCCGCATGCTTGGAAACGAGCAGTTCTCCCTAAAGAACAGGAAATACTTTCAG GCCTTGGAGTTGTACAACAAAAGCATTTGCTTTGCCGAACCCAACTCAGAGCATCTCTCCATAGGCTATGCCAATCGGTCGGCTGTTCTTTTCGAATGGAAGCGCTATAGGGACTGCCTGGCCAATATTGAGCTGGCCCGGAAGGCGAATTACCCGGCGAGACTAAGCCACAAGTTGGACAAGCGAGAACGTGACTGCCAGCAGCTTTTAGAGCAGCAGCCCCCCGATGTGGTTCCTCACGAGTTCAAGCTGAGCTTCGATTCCCATGCCCAAGTCCCGTACATTGCCGACTGCCTGGAGCTGAGGGAATCGCCCGACGAGGGGCGCTTCGTTGTGACCAACCGGGATCTGGTGGTTGGCGATCTGGTTGCTGTCGAGCAGCCGTTCTGCTCGACTCTGTTGCCCCCGATGCGGTATATTCGGTGTGCCACCTGCAAGCGGGAGAACTACCTGACCCTCATTCCCTGCGATAGCTGTTGCTCCGTCATGTTCTGCTCCGAGGAGTGCAAGCTTCGGGCCACATCCAGTTTTCATCGCTTCGAGTGTCCAATCATCGATTTCTTGCACCGCATGTTCAACAAGATCCACGGCATCGCCCTGCGGACCACCATGGCTGCCTTGGACCTGTATCCCAGTATCGAGGAGCTGATGGCTTTCTGTGAGCAGCCGCAGAACCAGCACAAGTGCGCCTTCGACTTGGATTACAGCCAACTGTCTGCCCAGGAGCATTACCGGGCTATCCACGGACTTGTCACTAACCAGCATCTGCGATCCGTCTCTGATCTCTTCCAGCGGTCGGTTGTCTGTGCCGTGCTGAAGCACTTCATCATCGAGTATACGCCGCTCAAGGACTTTCTGGGCGGCGAGGATGGGAGGAACTTCTTTACGGACCTACTCTTCAGGCATCTGCAAACATCACCCTCGAATATGCATGGCATCGATCTTGTGGAACAGGTGAACGAGACCAAGGACGATCAAACGCACTCGTCGGGTGCCTACGCCTTCCTTTCGCTGCTGAATCACTCTTGTGCGCCCAACACCCTCCGAATTTACGAAGGAACCAAGGCATACCTGTTCGTCCTTAGGCCTATCAAGGCGGGGAATGTTCTCTACGACAACTATGG CGCCCACTTTGCGGTCTTCAGTAAGCAGCAGCGGCTAGACACTCTCTCCATGCAGTACAGATTCGATTGCAAGTGCGAGGGCTGCGAACTGGACTACCCGACCTTCGGTCGAATGCCGCACAAGGCGACAGTTCCTTCGGTCACCGACGACACGGACATGAAGTCGCTGGGTGCCTACAACTATGACTTTGCGACGAGCAATTACACAAAGTACTGTGAATTCCTTACGCAATACGGCGCCGCCTATCCCTGCGAGCAGATCAGCTCGGCCGAGGAGTGCCTCAAAATGGCCCTGCATATCATGGTGGATGCAGTACCGCTCAAGGCGAAAATGTAA
- the SkpB gene encoding S-phase kinase-associated protein 1, with the protein MPIIRLESSDKEIFDTDQETAKCSETIKTALEDLGDESDNSVLPLPNVNSLILKKVLHWATYHKDDAELAEEDENKEKRTDDISSWDADFLKVDQGTLFELILAANYLNIQGLLDVTCKTVANMIKGGKSPQEIRDTFGITNDFSPSEEEQVRKENEWCEDK; encoded by the coding sequence ATGCCCATCATTCGGCTGGAATCATCTGATAAAGAAATTTTCGACACGGACCAGGAGACCGCAAAATGCTCGGAGACCATCAAGACTGCTCTCGAAGATCTGGGCGATGAGAGCGACAATAGCGTGCTGCCCTTGCCGAATGTCAACTCGCTAATTTTGAAGAAGGTGCTTCATTGGGCCACCTACCACAAGGACGACGCCGAATTGGCCGAAGAAGACGAGAACAAGGAGAAGCGCACCGATGACATTTCGTCATGGGATGCGGACTTTTTAAAAGTGGACCAGGGTACCTTGTTTGAGCTGATTTTGGCTGCCAATTATCTGAACATTCAGGGATTGCTGGATGTGACGTGCAAAACAGTCGCCAATATGATCAAGGGGGGAAAGTCTCCCCAAGAGATCCGGGACACATTTGGTATAACTAACGACTTCTCGCCATCTGAGGAGGAGCAGGTGCGTAAAGAGAACGAGTGGTGCGAGGATAAGTGA